AAATTAGAAATTGAGGGCGTGGTTAAAACCTATTATCTCGCTGTGTGGGCTAGCCCTGCTTCAGATTATTACTGGGCTTACCTCTATACCAACCAGAAAAAAGCTGTCTTTCAGGATGCGCATGTGCGATTTTTTGAAAACCTGGGTGGGGTGTATGCGGAGCTTGTCTATGACAATATGAGAAATGTGGTCACTCGTTTTATTGGGCGTAATGAAAAGGAGCTAAACCCCCAACTCATCCAATTAGCCACTTATTATGGGTTTAATATTAATGTCACCAATTGCTTCAGTGGGAATGAGAAGGGAACAGTAGAGAGTCGTGTAAAGCATGTCAGACAAAACTGTTTCACCAAAAAATATCAATTTCAATCTTTAGATGAAGCTCGCCAGCATTTGGAAGAGTCCTTACGGACTTTGAATCAAGAGAGTCGTTTGGAAGAAGAAAAAGGCCACCTTCTTAAATACCGTCCTCCCTTTGAACTGGCAGAACTTTGTCAGCTCAGCGTCACAAAGTATGCCACGATTCATTATCAGAAGAATCAGTATTCTGTCCCTGACTACTTGGTAGGGAAGCGAGTTCAGATCAAGGCTTATGCCGATTATCTCGTGGTTTATGCCAATGAACAAGAAGTGGCCAGGCATAATAAAATAGAGGGTTCCCATGGGTTTCAGCTTGATATCAGTCACTATATCAAAACCCTCAAGAAGAAACCTGGTGCTCTGGAACACTCGCTGGTTCTTCAACAAACCCCCGGCTTGGAAACACTCTATCATAAATATTATAGCGGACACCCTAAAGAATTCATAGAACAACTTGAGAAATACCATAGCCTCAGTGGAGAGGCTTTGTGCCAGCAATTGGCCTATGATCAGTTGGTGCAACGTGTCACAACGGAAAATGAGGGTGTTCCTAAAAATCAGGAGGCGATTCTTCATCAGACAGAAGCAACGCTCCATCAATTAAATGCTCTCTATGGTTTGGAGGAAAGCTTATGTTAACAATCGCAGAAGCCGCTAATGAACTAAAACTTCCCTATCTGAAGGAAAATTACCAACACCTGCTCCTGGAATATACGAGTCGCGGACTGGATTTGGAAGAAGCCCTCACAGAGATATTGACAGAGGAGGTGGAACAACGTCGAAATCGAAGCTATCAAAGAAGGATTCGACAGGCCAAGTTTAGCCAAAAGAAGTACCTGATGGACTTTGACGAGAAAGTGTTTAAGGAAGGTGTTCGCCAACAACTACGCGAATTAAAGACCCTGAATTTTATTCAAGAGAAACAGAACGTCATTCTTATTGGCAACCCTGGAACAGGGAAGACGCATTTTAGCATTGGTCTTGGCATGGAGGCCTGTCTGCAGAATTATCATGTACAGTTCGTAAATGCCCCAAATCTTGTTATTGAATTAAGAGAGGCCGTCACGCAAAGTCAATTTTATCGCTTCAAACAGCGATTAAATAAGGTCGATCTCTTGATTGTCGATGAATTAGGTTATTTATCCTTTGATGAAGCCGGGGCTGAGCTTCTGTTTAATCTTCTTTCTAATCGGATGGGAAAGGGCTCTACAATGATTACGACGAACCTTACCTTTGATCGCTGGCAGGAATGCTTTAAAGACCCGACCTTAACGGGA
This region of Suicoccus acidiformans genomic DNA includes:
- the istA gene encoding IS21 family transposase, producing the protein MIRINKEFEVIHRFRNGESIRKISRDMDIDRKTIRRIRDRYQAGIDALDDAQNEKEIEAATEQLVLERKYDTSNRKKRTFTPEVEARMSELLEKEREKDRRLGPHKQALTAKAVYEILAEEGYAIKYRTVAHYWSKMKAKAKEAFIKQNYALGARVEFDFGEVKLEIEGVVKTYYLAVWASPASDYYWAYLYTNQKKAVFQDAHVRFFENLGGVYAELVYDNMRNVVTRFIGRNEKELNPQLIQLATYYGFNINVTNCFSGNEKGTVESRVKHVRQNCFTKKYQFQSLDEARQHLEESLRTLNQESRLEEEKGHLLKYRPPFELAELCQLSVTKYATIHYQKNQYSVPDYLVGKRVQIKAYADYLVVYANEQEVARHNKIEGSHGFQLDISHYIKTLKKKPGALEHSLVLQQTPGLETLYHKYYSGHPKEFIEQLEKYHSLSGEALCQQLAYDQLVQRVTTENEGVPKNQEAILHQTEATLHQLNALYGLEESLC
- the istB gene encoding IS21-like element helper ATPase IstB; translation: MLTIAEAANELKLPYLKENYQHLLLEYTSRGLDLEEALTEILTEEVEQRRNRSYQRRIRQAKFSQKKYLMDFDEKVFKEGVRQQLRELKTLNFIQEKQNVILIGNPGTGKTHFSIGLGMEACLQNYHVQFVNAPNLVIELREAVTQSQFYRFKQRLNKVDLLIVDELGYLSFDEAGAELLFNLLSNRMGKGSTMITTNLTFDRWQECFKDPTLTGALVDRLAFKAHVVDMRGESYRMKQTSAWKEAQASQKEV